The Ziziphus jujuba cultivar Dongzao chromosome 7, ASM3175591v1 genome includes a region encoding these proteins:
- the LOC132804386 gene encoding uncharacterized protein LOC132804386 produces MNNSPPYPSQLREESERHNLFLKITCAFFIDYYSHGKLLDEEMQHFKRIKHFTDLVRQFLCPNRGYPIHAGNMSCLYTAKQLDGSGVNFVPLPEFKVEDDTKCVMRNIMALEQCVYPFVTYICNYVSFLDQLINTTEDVELLVEKKVVHNLLGSNVAVADLINKLCDQIVETSFCYGGICQVLNEHYYNFWNVTKATLKSVYFKDLWTSSSSIVALFVLLFSVVSVIASIKDMSSN; encoded by the exons ATGAATAATAGCCCTCCTTATCCATCCCAACTCCGCGAGGAAAGTGAAAGGCACAATTTATTTCTAAAGATAACTTGTGCTTTCTTCATTGATTATTATAGCCATGGAAAGCTTCTGGATGAGGAAATGCAACACTTCAAGAGAATCAAACATTTCACCGATTTGGTCAGACAATTCCTGTGTCCAAACAGAGGGTATCCCATTCATGCTGGCAATATGAGCTGTCTCTACACTGCAAAGCAACTGGATGGTTCAGGGGTGAACTTCGTGCCGC TCCCCGAATTCAAGGTAGAAGACGATACTAAATGCGTCATGAGAAACATTATGGCGTTGGAGCAGTGTGTTTATCCATTCGTGACTTATATCTGcaattatgtttcttttttggatCAACTAATCAACACAACTGAAGATGTAGAATTGCTGGTTGAGAAGAAAGTGGTTCATAACTTGCTTGGTAGCAACGTTGCAGTAGCAGATTTGATTAACAAGCTTTGCGACCAGATTGTCGAAACAAGTTTCTGCTATGGTGGTATATGCCAAGTGCTTAATGagcattattataatttttggaacGTTACCAAGGCAACTCTTAAGAGCGTTTACTTCAAGGATCTTTGGACAAGTAGTTCTAGTATTGTTGCACTTTTTGTACTTTTGTTCTCAGTTGTTTCAGTCATTGCAAGCATCAAGGATATGTCTTCGAATTAA
- the LOC132804387 gene encoding uncharacterized protein LOC132804387, whose product MGSPSHHSVSKEELPDQPVIIDMPKDLEPDPNNTCWIFRVPEKLRNVKEATYTLHLVCIGPLHHGNPKLNAMEHQKFKNYENRSDDYILRTPWQKTGIKLDLIMLNQLPYFVFNELFDFMYPEDENGTESKNNHQLSGLTGESKCSDCFKNISCEFFLDYHRFGKPLAERTYMQMTQSTNKIRFADLVKNEKDGEIKIPFKGIKYFTDLVRKFMLPGDQYPEKDDAIFCLCTATQLSRAGVKFVRCKENRVIADTNKKTEPYPMFKGVYRNYLKLEIPELKIKGNTECIMRNVMALEQFAYPDEPFICNYVFLLGQLISTAEDVEFMIDKKIAHNWLGSNEEVVRMVNKLRDQIVVSRYFYAGLCQIPNQYYDNPWNFFKATLMRVYFKDLFTICSTIIGIVFLVFSFFSTYSTIKSLFF is encoded by the exons ATGGGATCACCATCACACCATTCTGTTTCAAAGGAGGAGTTGCCTGACCAGCCGGTCATCATCGACATGCCAAAGGACTTGGAACCTGACCCGAACAATACATGTTGGATCTTCAGGGTTCCGGAGAAGCTCCGCAATGTAAAGGAAGCAACTTACACTCTTCACCTAGTTTGCATTGGCCCTCTTCACCATGGCAATCCAAAGTTGAATGCAATGGAGCATCAAAAATTCAA AAACTATGAAAACCGTTCAGACGATTACATACTGAGAACACCATGGCAGAAGACAGGTATAAAACTGGACTTGATAATGCTTAATCAGCTCccatattttgttttcaatgaACTATTTGACTTCATGTACCCAGAGGATGAAAACGGGACAGAGAGCAAAAATAATCATCAGCTATCAGGGCTAACAGGGGAAAGTAAATGCAGCGATTGCTTTAAGAACATTTCCTGTGAATTCTTCCTTGATTATCACAGGTTTGGCAAACCTCTTGCCGAGAGAACATACATGCAAATGACACAATCCACGAATAAAATCCGCTTTGCTGATCTCGTCAAGAATGAAAAAGATGGTGAAATTAAGATCCCATTCAAGGGAATCAAATATTTCACTGATTTGGTTAGAAAGTTTATGCTTCCGGGTGATCAGTATCCAGAGAAGGATGATGCTATTTTCTGTCTCTGTACTGCAACACAACTGAGTAGGGCAGGGGTTAAGTTTGTGAGATGCAAAGAGAATAGAGTTATAGCTGACACTAATAAAAAAACAGAGCCTTATCCCATGTTTAAGGGTGTATATCGGaattatttgaaattggaaATTCCTGAACTGAAGATAAAAGGCAACACCGAATGCATCATGAGAAATGTCATGGCTTTGGAACAGTTTGCTTATCCGGATGAGCCTTTTATCTGCAATTATGTTTTCCTGCTGGGTCAACTCATCAGCACCGCCGAAGATGTGGAATTTATGATCGACAAGAAAATTGCTCACAACTGGCTTGGCAGCAACGAGGAAGTGGTTCGCATGGTTAACAAACTGCGTGACCAAATTGTGGTATCACGTTACTTCTACGCTGGTCTTTGCCAAATACCTAACCAGTATTATGACAATCCCTGGAACTTTTTCAAGGCAACCCTCATGAGGGTTTACTTCAAGGATCTTTTCACCATTTGTTCCACAATTATTGGAATTGTTTTCCTTGTATTCTCCTTCTTCTCTACCTATTCAACCATCAAGAGTCTCTTCTTTTAA